In Synergistaceae bacterium, the DNA window TTAATAGCCTATTGACAATGCCCCCCCCCCCCTATGTATAATTGCTTATATTCAAAAATTTTTTAATGGGGATGTTATCATGAAGGCCAGTAAAAAAATTGCTGTCTTGCTGCTTATCGTTATAACGTTAGGGACATGCTTTCCAAGCTCGGCACACGCTGATATGGGTCTTATTGTAGGTCTTGTTAGCTCGCTAATTGACTTAGCACTTAACGTGGTCAAATTGTGGGCTTTCTATGCGCCTGAACCCGACCCCGGTATGTCTTGGCATACGATTATTTTATTCACTATATTATTACTGCTGGCAGTCGGCTTATATTTCCGCAAATCCCAAAAAATTTTTAGGTACTTATGGCCGGGCAACTGGCACTAAAATTTTCACGCAAAATAAATCCCCCTTGCTTTTACACGAGGGGGCGTTATAGTTTATCTTCTCCTGAATGTCCTGCGTGATAGTTTGATTCTCTTATAGCCAAGAAATATTCTGCTCATGAAAATTAATATTCCCGCTGCTAAATATAACAATGCTCCTATCACAATGGGCGAGAAAAACGAGTCCGACGGAATCAATAATAACTCCGCAACTATGGGCGCGACTGTTGAAAGCAAATAAGATAATACCCAGTAAAAGCTCAAAGCCGTAGACTCGTCGATATGATTCATTACTATATTTAGGCTCATAAAATTATCTGTTACCATAGGAGTCCCGAACCCGTCAAGAAATCCCAGAATCATGCTCGTAATAATTACCATTAAGGCAACGGGCGGAATCTTCACGATAAACAATCCCAGTGCGGTCAACGCGAAAACAAGCGCAAGGGGATAATGTGAGCCGAATTTTTTCTTAGCTGATGAGACTAGAGAAGGCCCTAAATAAATCCCTGTCAAGCCATTTGCAATATAGCAATAACTCAACATTACGGCCGAGATTCCTTCAGATTGACATATAGCAGGAATCAGAGTCATACATAACATCGTGCCTATATAAAGCGGAGTGCATATAATTATCGCAAAAAATATTACTTCACGAGAGAAAATTATTCTTGCAAAATCTTTTAATCGAGCTGATTTCTTTGTCGAGTCGTCAATTAATTTATTATGAGCGTTCAAAGCCTGCCACGGGATTAATGCAAGAGTCATCACTAAATAGCAAATAAATACTACTGACGAACATAAAAAAGTTATTCCGTAGCCTGCATTAGCTGAAAGGATCGCGCCCATTCCTGCCCCGCAAGTTATTCCGGCCAAGAGTCCCGCTATATCCTGTGAAATATTATTACTTCGTCCGCCTTCAGTCTCATAGCCCCTAGTTATCAAGAAATTTGATACTTGCTTGAATCCTGCATAAGCAACTCCAGCCAGTGCCCTGCAGCTCACAATAGTTAATGCGCCCCCGATTATGAACGAGCTTATATTACACGCAGCCATGAGAATAGCCGAGAAAATTAATAGAACCCGTATATTAAACTTTTTAACGAGACGCGGCAAAATCATTATAGTTATTAATTGCGTAAAACTTTCTATAGAAATGGGAAGGGCTGCAGTCATTCCTACAGAGAGGCCGAATAATGACTCATTACTTTCACGAATCATCATGGCAGCATAGGGCAGGCACATATATTCAGCAGTAGCACACAAGAAACTCGCAAATCTTAGGGACAACGCTATTTTTTCCTCCGAGAAGCCCATATTATTATTATTCGAGTCAACGTCAAAGAATTTCAGCAAGTTATTAAGCTCAAATATAAATATCAGCAAAATTATCATAGTCGACATCAAAACAAGCAAAGTATCCCATTTTTGTTTTTGTATAGCCTGATCTGAGATTTCAGCCTCAATAGTTAGGAACTCTCTATTATTGCCGGTCTCATAAATAAATGTTATAAGCCCTGAAGATTCATCAGTTAAATTAATTTCTGAAATACGCTCGGAGACTCGAACTTTGCTAAGAATCCCTAAAGATATTACGCGCTTCTCGATATAACTTCTTAGATCTTGGACTCGTGTTAAGTCGACTCCCTGCTCCCGGATTTTATTTATATTTTCGCCTAAATTCTGAAGTGAGAACCTGACAAAATTTTCGATTTTATTTCTGTAATCCTGCTGATAATTATACATGTTGAGACCCGATAATAATAAAATTCCGACTTGCATTATTAAGACAGCTAAGAATCTTTCTAAATTGTGATTCATGCTTCCGTGTTTCTTGACCCATGTATCCCCGCGTATCACAAAAATAAATATTACCACGCACGCACAAACTAAGACCGAAAAAATTAACGAGATATATATAATCCTGCGCAATATAGAATTTAGCCCGTCCGAAAAAATTTGATTAGTATATAGACATCCGAAATAGCCTATAACTTTTTGATTTAATTTTATGGGAGTAAATATTGCTTTATGATTTCTTGACTCGGCCTTGAAATATTCTCCTGAATGAATAGAATTTATTGCGCGTCTCACTGAATTATCAGCTATAAACCTTTTAAGCTGCCCGGAATTTGCAGATTTATTATTTTCTGACTCGTAAATTACATTATTATTATCTGACCTGATTATAAACGGATATGGAGCTTTAAAACGCGACTCAAAATTTTTGAATATTTCCTGAATCCCGTAAAAATTATAGAAATCTTTGCCGAAATTTAACGCTATTTCCATTGATGATATAGTCTCCTGCTCGGCTCGTGAAATTAACTGCTCCTCCATCTCGATTACCATAGATCTATAATTAAGAAAGCTGAGAAGGCTTACAAAGTTTACGGCAAACAAGGCTATAACAATCAATAAAATTATATATAAACGCTGAAAGTTTTTATTACCGCTCATCTTGAGACACCCCGCGTGAATTAAGCAAGCTAGCAAATTTTACGGCATATAAAGCTATCATAATCAATAAAAATTTTTTATCGCTCATTTGCAGCACCTCGTGAAAAAATTTCGTCGCAAACTGTCAAGAACTCAAAATGTAACGGATAATTTATTCTTAATGCGACATCATAGTTAAAATAAATACTTGGCGCGCTGGTATAGACACAAGGGAGTTTGCCGGCCTCTGCACCGTTCAAAATTTTTGCTATAGTATCAGCCACGAACCGCCCGACGTTCTCATAATCATACGCCGAAATTAACATTAATGCGCCGTTTTTCACGCTTGTAACATCGTCCATCAAATAAACGGGAATATTTTTATTATATAACGGGTTAAGTATTGCTAATATTCTAGCCGGGTCATTAATTAAATCAACTGTCAGGAAAAACGCATCAATATTTTCATTTGACATTCTGCGGAACTTATCGGCTACAAGCTGGTAATATCTCTCTAACTCTTCACGGGTCTCTCTTGGCTGCTCGTCAATGTGATACACGACAAGATCAAAGCTGATTTCCTGCGCACTCTTTCTAATATCTGGAAGTCCTGAAATTGTCTCATCGCCGTAAATAATAACGCCCATTTTCTTGAAAGGTTTGACGGAATAATAATATTTAATTTGTCTCAAGGGTAAAGACGGCTCAACCTGCGCCCATACATTAGGACTCCCGCTGCCTTCTGTTGCTGATTCAATAATGCCTGAAGCTACCGGATCAGTCGCCGAATAATCCACCATAGGGACTGGCAACTTTAAATTTTTCACGAACAGCCCCGCACTTGTCCCGAACGTTATAATCAAGTCTATATCTTGCCCGGCTCGTTTTGTGAGATCTTCAGCGATAATATTTGCCTCCTCGTATGCTAAGTAGTGAAAGCCGCCCTTAACAAATTTTATAAATTCGCCTAAGTCCCTATCTTGTAAAGCTGCAAACATTTCACGAGTTGACATATTTTTATCTTCAATTTCTTGAATCGTAAAAGGCAGCCCGCCTTGTTTAATCCAGCCTCTTTCTTGAAGTCCTGATAAAATATAATAAAATTGTCTGCTCGATGGCATGTACTCATCATAATCGACAAATGCAAAATAATATTTATTTCCGTCAGATTTCAAATGCGGGTCAGTGCTGAAAATTTGCTCACTCATTGCAGGCACGCAAAAATAAAGCAAAATTAACACGCTCAAGCAAAAAAATTTTTTACACATTTATAATTATATTCTCCTTAAAGTTAAAGCAATTATTTGAGCCTTCAGTTATAGTCTTGTACCAGTTATTTTCTCGCTCGTGTGAATTAATAATATCTTCGTACATTGTAGTCAAGCCCATAATTTGCGAATCCCATAATAGAGTCTTATTCATGAGTGACTCAATATAATTAAAATCAGGCTTAGAGATCCAGAATTCTACAGGCCCGGCGGGAGTTATATATCCTTCTCCCTGACAAACTGCGAAAACTGGCCCGCAAATATAGCCCGTCATGTCATACTCGCGAATAATATTAGACTCGTAAATCATGCCTTCTGATTCGAGAATATTAATTAATTTTTCCTGCCATAATGGTAAATACACCGACGCAAAGACTCCATTAATCCAAGTGAGTCCGCGCTCAAATATAGTAATTAACGCAAGCAGGAATATACCCGGAATTAATTTGCGCTGTTCAATCAATGATAAAATATTCTCAAGTTCTAAGGGAATCGCTATATCATTGCCGTCAAAATCCCG includes these proteins:
- a CDS encoding MFS transporter, whose product is MSGNKNFQRLYIILLIVIALFAVNFVSLLSFLNYRSMVIEMEEQLISRAEQETISSMEIALNFGKDFYNFYGIQEIFKNFESRFKAPYPFIIRSDNNNVIYESENNKSANSGQLKRFIADNSVRRAINSIHSGEYFKAESRNHKAIFTPIKLNQKVIGYFGCLYTNQIFSDGLNSILRRIIYISLIFSVLVCACVVIFIFVIRGDTWVKKHGSMNHNLERFLAVLIMQVGILLLSGLNMYNYQQDYRNKIENFVRFSLQNLGENINKIREQGVDLTRVQDLRSYIEKRVISLGILSKVRVSERISEINLTDESSGLITFIYETGNNREFLTIEAEISDQAIQKQKWDTLLVLMSTMIILLIFIFELNNLLKFFDVDSNNNNMGFSEEKIALSLRFASFLCATAEYMCLPYAAMMIRESNESLFGLSVGMTAALPISIESFTQLITIMILPRLVKKFNIRVLLIFSAILMAACNISSFIIGGALTIVSCRALAGVAYAGFKQVSNFLITRGYETEGGRSNNISQDIAGLLAGITCGAGMGAILSANAGYGITFLCSSVVFICYLVMTLALIPWQALNAHNKLIDDSTKKSARLKDFARIIFSREVIFFAIIICTPLYIGTMLCMTLIPAICQSEGISAVMLSYCYIANGLTGIYLGPSLVSSAKKKFGSHYPLALVFALTALGLFIVKIPPVALMVIITSMILGFLDGFGTPMVTDNFMSLNIVMNHIDESTALSFYWVLSYLLSTVAPIVAELLLIPSDSFFSPIVIGALLYLAAGILIFMSRIFLGYKRIKLSRRTFRRR